A portion of the Meriones unguiculatus strain TT.TT164.6M chromosome 11, Bangor_MerUng_6.1, whole genome shotgun sequence genome contains these proteins:
- the Nkx2-5 gene encoding LOW QUALITY PROTEIN: homeobox protein Nkx-2.5 (The sequence of the model RefSeq protein was modified relative to this genomic sequence to represent the inferred CDS: inserted 2 bases in 1 codon), producing MFPSPALTPTPFSVKDILNLEQQRSLAAGDLSARLEATLAPASCMLAAFKPEAYSGPEAAAPGLAELRAELGPAPSPPKCAPAFPAAPAFYPRAYGDPDPAKDPRADKKELCALQKAAEPEQAEAAGGGGAERARARRRRKPRVLFSQAQVYELERRFKQQRYLSAPERDQLASALKLTSTQVKIWFQNRRYKCKRQRQDQSLELLGPPPPPPPPPAARRIAVPVLVRDGKPCLGDSAAAYAPAAYGVGLGAYGYNAYPYPGYGGPAYGCAAAYPAXPPPTARSPRPPPAGGGGFVNFGGGGGGGGVGGDLNPAAAAAAAAAAAAVQSPGMPQGSPGVSALHGIRAW from the exons ATGTTCCCCAGCCCCGCGCTCACGCCCACGCCCTTCTCGGTCAAAGACATCCTGAACCTGGAGCAGCAGCGCAGCCTGGCCGCGGGGGACCTGTCGGCGCGCCTCGAGGCCACCCTGGCGCCCGCCTCCTGCATGCTGGCCGCCTTCAAGCCCGAGGCCTACTCCGGGCCCGAGGCGGCAGCGCCCGGCCTGGCAGAGCTGCGCGCGGAGCTGGGCCCCGCGCCTTCGCCCCCCAAGTGCGCCCCTGCCTTCCCAGCCGCCCCCGCCTTTTACCCGCGCGCCTATGGCGACCCCGACCCGGCCAAGGACCCTCGAGCGGATAAGAAAG AGCTGTGCGCGCTGCAGAAGGCAGCGGAGCCGGAGCAGGCCGaggcggcgggcggcggcggcgcggagCGGGCCCGGGCCCGGCGGCGGCGGAAGCCCCGGGTGCTGTTCTCGCAGGCCCAGGTGTACGAGCTGGAGCGGCGCTTCAAGCAGCAGCGCTACCTGTCGGCGCCCGAGCGCGACCAGCTGGCCAGCGCGCTCAAGCTCACGTCCACGCAGGTCAAGATCTGGTTCCAGAACCGGCGCTACAAGTGCAAGCGGCAACGGCAGGACCAGAGCCTGGAGCTGCTGGGgcccccgccgcccccgccgccgccgcccgccgcgcGCAGGATCGCCGTGCCCGTGCTGGTGCGCGACGGCAAGCCCTGCCTCGGGGACTCGGCGGCGGCCTACGCGCCCGCGGCCTACGGCGTGGGCCTGGGCGCCTACGGGTACAACGCCTACCCCTACCCCGGCTACGGCGGCCCCGCCTACGGCTGCGCCGCCGCCTACCCCGC GCCGCCCCCCACGGCGCGCAGCCCGCGGCCCCCCCCCGCCGGCGGCGGCGGCTTCGTGAACTTcggcggcgggggcgggggcggcggcgTCGGGGGGGACTTGaaccccgccgccgccgccgcagccgccgccgccgccgccgccgtgcAGAGCCCCGGGATGCCTCAGGGCAGTCCGGGCGTGTCCGCGCTGCACGGCATCCGGGCCTGGTAG